One Nyctibius grandis isolate bNycGra1 chromosome 17, bNycGra1.pri, whole genome shotgun sequence genomic window carries:
- the SV2A gene encoding synaptic vesicle glycoprotein 2A: MDESFRDRTAFIRGAKDIAKEVKRHAAKKVSRGMDRVQDEYTKRSYSRFEEEEDDEDYPPQDGYYRGGEGANEEEGASSDATEGHDEEDEIYEGEYQGIPRHDSLKAGERLGAEVAAGAFEDGEGQRRKDKEELAQQYELILQECGHGRFQWTLYFVLGLALMADGVEVFVVGFVLPSAEKDMCLSDSNKGMLGLIVYLGMMVGAFLWGGLADRLGRRQCLLISLSVNSVFAFFSSFVQGYGTFLFCRLLSGVGIGGSIPIVFSYFSEFLAQEKRGEHLSWLCMFWMIGGIYASAMAWAIIPHYGWSFQMGSAYQFHSWRVFVLVCAFPSVFAIGALTTMPESPRFFLENGKHDEAWMVLKQVHDTNMRAKGHPERVFSVTHIKTIKREDELIEIQSDTGTWYRRWLVRCLNLSQQVWSNFQQCFAPEYRRVTLMMMAVWFTMSFSYYGLTVWFPDMIKHLQNIEYASRTKLFTREKVRHFTFNFTLENQIHQGGEYFNDKFIGLRMKSVTFEDSLFEECYFEDITSSNTFFKNCTFISTVFYNTDLFEYKFINSRVVNSTFLHNKEGCQLDFSDDNNAYMIYFVSFLGTLAVLPGNIVSALLMDKIGRLRMLAGSSVMSCVSCFFLSFGNSESAMIALLCLFGGVSIASWNALDVLTVELYPSDKRTTAFGFLNALCKLAAVLGISIFTSFVGITKAVPILLASAALALGSSLALKLPETRGQVLQ; the protein is encoded by the exons ATGGACGAGAGCTTCCGCGACCGGACGGCGTTCATCCGCGGCGCCAAGGACATCGCCAAGGAGGTGAAGAGGCACGCGGCCAAGAAGGTGAGCAGGGGCATGGACCGCGTGCAGGACGAGTACACCAAGCGCTCCTACTCCCGCTTCGAGGAAGAGGAGGACGACGAAGACTACCCGCCCCAGGATGGCTACTACCGGGGGGGCGAGGGGGCCAACGAAGAGGAGGGGGCTTCCAGCGACGCCACCGAGGGCCACGACGAGGAGGATGAGATCTACGAAGGCGAGTACCAGGGCATCCCCCGGCACGACTCGCTGAAGGCCGGGGAGCGGCTGGGGGCCGAGGTGGCGGCGGGCGCCTTCGAGGACGGCGAGGGGCAGCGGCGGAAGGACAAGGAGGAGCTGGCGCAGCAGTACGAGCTCATCCTGCAGGAGTGCGGCCACGGCCGCTTCCAGTGGACCCTCTACTTCGTCCTGGGACTGGCCCTCATGGCCGACGGCGTGGAGGTCTTCGTGGTGGGCTTCGTCCTGCCCAGCGCCGAGAAGGACATGTGCCTCTCCGACTCCAACAAGGGCATGCTGG ggctcATCGTGTACCTGGGCATGATGGTGGGCGCGTTCCTGTGGGGCGGGCTGGCCGACCGCCTGGGCCGAAGGCAGTGCCTCCTCATCTCCCTCTCCGTCAACAGCGTCTTCgccttcttctcctccttcgTCCAAGGCTACGGCACCTTCCTCTTCTGCCGCCTCCTCTCGGGCGTGGG CATCGGCGGCTCCATCCCCATTGTCTTCTCCTACTTCTCGGAGTTCCTGGCGCAGGAGAAGCGCGGGGAGCACCTGAGCTGGCTCTGCATGTTCTGGATGATCGGTGGCATCTACGCCTCCGCCATGGCTTGGGCCATCATCCCCCACTACG GCTGGAGCTTCCAGATGGGCTCGGCGTACCAGTTCCACAGCTGGAGGGTCTTCGTCCTCGTCTGCGCCTTCCCCTCGGTCTTCGCCATCGGGGCGCTCACCACCATGCCCGAGAGCCCCCGCTTCTTCCTGGAG AACGGCAAACACGACGAGGCCTGGATGGTGCTGAAGCAGGTCCACGACACCAACATGAGGGCCAAGGGCCACCCCGAGAGGGTCTTCTCG GTGACCCACATCAAGACCATCAAGCGGGAGGACGAGCTCATCGAGATCCAGTCGGACACGGGGACGTGGTACCGGCGCTGGCTCGTCCGATGCCTCAACCTCTCGCAGCAG GTCTGGAGCAACTTCCAGCAGTGCTTCGCGCCCGAGTACCGCCGGGTCACGCTGATGATGATGGCCGTGTGGTTCACCATGTCCTtcag CTACTACGGGCTGACCGTGTGGTTCCCGGACATGATCAAGCACCTGCAGAACATCGAGTACGCCTCGCGCACCAAGCTCTTCACCCGCGAGAAGGTCCGGCACTTCACCTTCAACTTCACCCTGGAGAACCAGATCCACCAGGGCGGGGAGTACTTCAACGACAA GTTCATCGGCCTGAGGATGAAGTCGGTGACGTTCGAGGACTCGCTCTTCGAGGAGTGCTACTTCGAGGACATCACCTCCAGCAACACCTTCTTCAAGAACTGCACCTTCATCTCCACCGTCTTCTACAACACGG ATCTCTTTGAGTACAAGTTCATCAACAGCCGGGTGGTGAACAGCACCTTCCTGCACAACAAGgagggctgccagctggacttcaGCGACGACAACAACGCCTACATGATCTACTTCGTGAGTTTCCTGGGCACCCTGGCCGTCCTCCCCGGGAACATCGTCTCGGCCCTCCTCATGGACAAGATCGGCCGCCTGCGCATGCTGG CCGGCTCCAGCGTCATGTCCTGCgtcagctgcttcttcctctccttcgGCAACAGCGAGTCGGCCATGATCGCGCTGCTCTGCCTCTTCGGCGGCGTCAGCATCGCCTCCTGGAACGCGCTCGACGTGCTCACCGTGGAGCTCTACCCCTCCGACAAGAG GACGACGGCCTTCGGCTTCCTCAACGCGCTCTGCAAGCTGGCGGCCGTGCTGGGCATCAGCATCTTCACCTCCTTCGTGGGCATCACCAAGGCCGTGCCCATCCTCCTGGCCTCCGCCGCCCTCGCCCTCGGCAGCTCCCTCGCCCTCAAACTGCCCGAAACGCGGGGGCAGGTCCTGCAGTga
- the BOLA1 gene encoding bolA-like protein 1 — MRGPLLAATTRGLGAMAEGPLARTIRAKLAAALQPTHLEVLDESSRHGGPPGAESHFGVVVVSGRFEGLPPLQRHRLVHAALSAELAGPLHALAIVARTPQQWESDPSVPPRPPCLGGSKQERRGDTGE; from the coding sequence ATGCGGGGTCCCCTCCTGGCAGCCACCACCCGGGGGCTGGGGGCCATGGCGGAGGGTCCCCTGGCCCGCACCATCCGTGCCAAGCTGGCCGCGGCCCTGCAGCCCACCCACCTCGAGGTGCTGGACGAGAGCTCTCGCCACGGCGGCCCCCCCGGCGCCGAGAGCCATTtcggggtggtggtggtgagcGGGCGCTTCGAGGGGCTCCCCCCGCTGCAGCGGCACCGCCTCGTCCACGCCGCCCTCAGCGCCGAGCTCGCCGGACCCCTGCACGCCCTCGCCATCGTCGCCAGGACCCCCCAGCAATGGGAGAGCGACCCCAGCGTCCCCCCAAGACCCCCGTGTCTGGGGGGGTCCAAGCAGGAGCGGCGCGGGGACACCGGGGAGTGA
- the LOC137671278 gene encoding nuclear receptor subfamily 2 group F member 5-like, translated as MSLTAGPWPEPPLPPPPPPPPGGPEAAGRAAGDCLVCGDKASGKHYGQVTCEGCKSFFKRSVRRNLSYSCRGGRDCPVDQPHRNQCQYCRLRKCLRVGMRREAVQRGRMAHAPSSPGQHPLLPGDPYGGHGYLSGFISLLLRAEPYPPARYGAQCLQPGGVVGVESICELAARLLFSAVEWAKGIPFFPDLQLADQVALLRSGWSELFVLNVAQAALPLHAAPLLAAAGLHAGPMAAERVVAFMDHVRLFQEQVERLKALQVDAAEFACLKAVALFSPDAAGLSAPAQVAGLQEKAQCALEEHVRRQHPGQPSRFGRLLLRLPALRAVSAPGVQQLFFSRLVGKTPIETLIRDMLLAGATLSWPYGPMQ; from the exons atGTCCCTGACGGCGGGGCCGTGgccagagcctcctcttcctcctcctcctcctcctcctcccgggggcccggaggcggcggggcgggcggcgggggacTGCCTGGTGTGCGGGGACAAGGCGAGCGGGAAGCACTACGGGCAGGTGACCTGCGAGGGCTGCAAAAGCTTCTTCAAACGCTCCGTGCGCCGCAACCTGTCCTACAGCTGCCGGGGGGGCCGGGACTGCCCCGTGGACCAGCCCCACCGCAACCAGTGCCAGTACTGCCGGCTCCGCAAGTGCCTCCGCGTGGGGATGCGGCGGGAAG CCGTGCAGCGGGGCCGCATGGCTCAcgccccgagcagccccggCCAACACCCCCTGCTCCCCGGGGACCCCTACGGTGGCCACGGCTACTTAAGCGGCTTCATCTCCTTGCTGCTCCGCGCCGAGCCCTACCCCCCGGCTCGCTACGGCGCCCAGTGCCTGCAGCCCGGCGGCGTGGTGGGCGTCGAGAGCATCTGCGAGCTGGCCGCGCGCCTCCTCTTCAGCGCCGTCGAGTGGGCCAAGGGCATCCCCTTCTTCCCGGACCTGCAGCTGGCCGACCAGGTGGCCTTGCTGCGCTCGGGCTGGAGCGAGCTCTTCGTGCTGAACGTGGCGCAGGCGGCCCTGCCCCTGCACGCCGCCCCGCTGCTGGCCGCCGCTGGCCTCCACGCCGGCCCCATGGCCGCCGAGCGCGTCGTCGCCTTCATGGACCACGTGCGGCTCTTCCAGGAGCAGGTGGAGCGGCTGAAGGCGCTGCAGGTGGACGCTGCCGAGTTCGCCTGCCTCAAGGCCGTGGCGCTCTTCTCGCCCG ACGCGGCGGGGCTGTCGGCGCCGGCGCAGGTGGCCGGGCTGCAGGAGAAGGCGCAGTGCGCGCTGGAGGAGCACGTGCGGCGGCAGCACCCCGGGCAGCCGAGCCGCTTCGGGCGCCTGCTGCTGCGCCTGCCCGCCCTGCGCGCCGTGTCCGCCCCCGGCGTCCAGCAGCTCTTCTTCAGCCGCCTCGTCGGCAAGACCCCCATCGAGACCCTCATCCGCGACATGCTGCTGGCCGGTGCCACCCTCAGCTGGCCCTACGGCCCCATGCAGTGA